The following are encoded together in the Drosophila sechellia strain sech25 chromosome 3R, ASM438219v1, whole genome shotgun sequence genome:
- the LOC6619279 gene encoding NAD-dependent protein deacetylase Sirt2 — MGDVEVKKEEQPTTTSNSSSSDHDEEAPDDTMDKVRRFFANTLHLGGSTDAKEEVKVEKVIPDLSFDGFAEHWRVHGFRKIVTMVGAGISTSAGIPDFRSPGSGLYSNLKKYELPHPTAIFDLDYFEKNPAPFFALAKELYPGSFIPTPAHYFIRLLNDKGLLQRHYTQNIDTLDRLTGLPEDKIIEAHGSFHTNHCIKCRKEYDLDWMKAEIFADRLPKCQKCKGVVKPDIVFFGENLPKRFYSSPDEDFEDCDLLIIMGTSLEVQPFASLVWRPGPRCIRLLINRDAVGQASSVLFMDPNTRSLLFDKPNNTRDVAFLGDCDAGVMALAKALGWDKELEQLITSERGKLSGSQKSEELQQDKEKPQSDPDGVTSGDRDKKDASL, encoded by the exons ATGGGCGACGTCGAAGTAAAGAAGGAGGAACAACCGACGACGACATCGAATTCCTCGTCCAGTGACCACGACGAGGAGGCCCCAG ACGACACAATGGATAAGGTTCGACGCTTCTTTGCAAACACTCTACATCTCGGCGGATCCACGGACGCAAAGGAGGAAGTTAAAGTGGAGAAG GTTATTCCAGATTTGTCTTTTGACGGCTTTGCCGAACATTGGCGTGTGCATGGATTCCGCAAGATTGTGACCATGGTGGGAGCCGGCATATCCACAT CTGCTGGTATTCCGGACTTCAGATCCCCAGGTTCCGGGCTATACAGCAATCTAAAGAAGTACGAGCTGCCACATCCCACGGCCATATTCGATCTGGACTACTTTGAAAAGAATCCGGCGCCGTTCTTTGCATTGGCCAAGGAACTGTACCCTGGATCCTTTATTCCCACGCCTGCTCACTACTTTATCCGTTTGCTGAACGACAAGGGACTGCTGCAGCGCCACTACACCCAGAACATAGACACGCTAGACCGGCTTACTGGTCTGCCCGAGGACAAGATCATCGAGGCCCATGGCAGCTTCCACACCAACCACTGCATTAAGTGCCGCAAGGAGTACGACCTGGACTGGATGAAGGCGGAGATCTTCGCCGATCGTCTGCCCAAATGCCAAAAGTGTAAGGGCGTTGTTAAACCAGACATTGTTTTCTTTGGCGAAAACCTGCCAAAGAGATTTTACTCCAGTCCTGACGAGGATTTCGAGGATTGCGATTTGCTGATCATCATGGGCACATCGTTGGAAGTACAGCCGTTTGCTTCACTGGTGTGGAGACCAGGACCACGTTGTATTCGCCTCTTGATTAATCGCGATGCAGTGGGTCAGGCCAGCAGTGTGCTCTTTATGGATCCCAACACGCGATCGCTACTCTTCGATAAGCCCAATAACACAAGGGATGTGGCCTTTCTGGGCGACTGTGATGCTGGTGTAATGGCTCTGGCCAAAGCCTTGGGCTGGGATAAAGAGCTGGAGCAGCTAATTACCAGTGAACGGGGGAAACTGAGCGGCAGCCAGAAAAGCGAGGAGCTGCAGCAAGACAAAGAGAAACCGCAATCGGACCCGGATGGGGTGACTTCGGGCGATCGGGACAAGAAGGATGCTTCGCTTTAG
- the LOC116801380 gene encoding zinc finger protein 501 isoform X2 has protein sequence MHLNHATAATAAMANYQHYQLPASHGGGGGGGGGGGGGSNGGSGPGPNSGQQQPTTLASLQQSPFALHQLTAVQAIQHPTHQAMLHPQHPLVHLLDISTTTANSGGGGGGSHTPISPMKQEVQSVISEEEVVVDDPRKKKQCHVCKNKFRQLTTLRNHMKIHTDERPYKCKHCDKAFRQISTLTNHVKIHTGEKPFTCNICAKDFRQQSTLINHIKTHKAAESSTPTSLLNYQPQTGSGKHRKSQMHQAYQQQHQRVQISKTLYSGSYSSPAAEELVKPFQCSVCKRRFPQLSTLHNHERTHIDPKPYKCETCDKSFSQLATLANHKKIHTGDKPYTCSYCHMQFRQQSTLTNHLKTHTHQIAPGGAGGAGGGGGAVTATAFI, from the exons ATGCATCTGAACCATGCGACAGCCGCCACGGCAGCCATGGCCAATTATCAGCACTACCAACTGCCAGCTTCTcatggcggcggtggcggaggaggaggtggcggTGGAGGAGGAAGTAATGGTGGATCTGGACCGGGTCCCAACTCGGGACAGCAGCAGCCCACCACACTGGCCAGCCTGCAACAGAGTCCCTTTGCGCTGCACCAACTCACCGCCGTGCAGGCCATCCAGCACCCCACCCACCAAGCCATGCTCCATCCACAGCACCCGCTGGTCCATTTGCTGGACATATCCACTACCACAGCGAACAGTGGCGGTGGAGGCGGGGGCAGCCACACGCCCATTTCGCCCATGAAACAGGAGGTGCAGAGCGTGATTAgcgaggaggaggtggtggtggacGATCCGCGCAAGAAGAAACAGTGCCACGTGTGCAAGAACAAGTTCCGGCAGCTGACCACGTTACGCAACCATATGAAGATCCACACGGACGAGCGGCCCTACAAGTGCAAACACTGCGACAAGGCCTTCCGCCAGATCTCGACGCTTACCAACCACGTGAAAATCCACACCGGAGAAAAGCCGTTCACCTGCAACATCTGCGCCAAGGACTTTCGCCAGCAGAGCACCTTGATCAATCACATTAAGACGCACAAGG CGGCGGAGTCCAGCACGCCAACTTCCCTGTTGAACTATCAGCCGCAGACGGGCAGTGGCAAGCACCGGAAGTCCCAGATGCACCAGGcctaccagcagcagcatcagcgcGTCCAAATCTCAAAGACCTTGTACTCCGGCAGCTACAGCTCGCCGGCGGCCGAGGAGCTGGTGAAGCCGTTCCAGTGCAGCGTTTGCAAGCGCCGCTTCCCGCAGCTGAGCACGCTGCACAACCACGAGCGGACCCACATCGATCCTAAGCCGTACAAGTGCGAAACGTGCGACAAGTCCTTCAGCCAGCTGGCGACGCTGGCCAACCACAAGAAGATCCACACGGGCGACAAGCCGTACACGTGTTCCTACTGCCACATGCAGTTCCGCCAGCAGAGCACCCTTACCAACCACCTCAAGACGCACACGCATCAGATAGCGCCTGGAGGCGCCGGTGGAGCAGGAGGCGGCGGAGGCGCCGTCACAGCCACAG cttttatttaa
- the LOC116801380 gene encoding gastrula zinc finger protein XlCGF26.1 isoform X1, translating into MHLNHATAATAAMANYQHYQLPASHGGGGGGGGGGGGGSNGGSGPGPNSGQQQPTTLASLQQSPFALHQLTAVQAIQHPTHQAMLHPQHPLVHLLDISTTTANSGGGGGGSHTPISPMKQEVQSVISEEEVVVDDPRKKKQCHVCKNKFRQLTTLRNHMKIHTDERPYKCKHCDKAFRQISTLTNHVKIHTGEKPFTCNICAKDFRQQSTLINHIKTHKAAESSTPTSLLNYQPQTGSGKHRKSQMHQAYQQQHQRVQISKTLYSGSYSSPAAEELVKPFQCSVCKRRFPQLSTLHNHERTHIDPKPYKCETCDKSFSQLATLANHKKIHTGDKPYTCSYCHMQFRQQSTLTNHLKTHTHQIAPGGAGGAGGGGGAVTATVDHSMPAPLAPGTQQLTSGLLPNNLHGSTANIIQLDHHPLLHFLDGSTTVSSVVATAAANTKVEHYQAGGSPSGRMTVVGTINMLKGDNPDRPFGCSVCQRFFSQQSTLVNHIKTHTGEKPYKCKICEVNFRQVATLNNHMKIHTGEKPYNCSYCPKQFRQKSTLQNHLRVHTC; encoded by the exons ATGCATCTGAACCATGCGACAGCCGCCACGGCAGCCATGGCCAATTATCAGCACTACCAACTGCCAGCTTCTcatggcggcggtggcggaggaggaggtggcggTGGAGGAGGAAGTAATGGTGGATCTGGACCGGGTCCCAACTCGGGACAGCAGCAGCCCACCACACTGGCCAGCCTGCAACAGAGTCCCTTTGCGCTGCACCAACTCACCGCCGTGCAGGCCATCCAGCACCCCACCCACCAAGCCATGCTCCATCCACAGCACCCGCTGGTCCATTTGCTGGACATATCCACTACCACAGCGAACAGTGGCGGTGGAGGCGGGGGCAGCCACACGCCCATTTCGCCCATGAAACAGGAGGTGCAGAGCGTGATTAgcgaggaggaggtggtggtggacGATCCGCGCAAGAAGAAACAGTGCCACGTGTGCAAGAACAAGTTCCGGCAGCTGACCACGTTACGCAACCATATGAAGATCCACACGGACGAGCGGCCCTACAAGTGCAAACACTGCGACAAGGCCTTCCGCCAGATCTCGACGCTTACCAACCACGTGAAAATCCACACCGGAGAAAAGCCGTTCACCTGCAACATCTGCGCCAAGGACTTTCGCCAGCAGAGCACCTTGATCAATCACATTAAGACGCACAAGG CGGCGGAGTCCAGCACGCCAACTTCCCTGTTGAACTATCAGCCGCAGACGGGCAGTGGCAAGCACCGGAAGTCCCAGATGCACCAGGcctaccagcagcagcatcagcgcGTCCAAATCTCAAAGACCTTGTACTCCGGCAGCTACAGCTCGCCGGCGGCCGAGGAGCTGGTGAAGCCGTTCCAGTGCAGCGTTTGCAAGCGCCGCTTCCCGCAGCTGAGCACGCTGCACAACCACGAGCGGACCCACATCGATCCTAAGCCGTACAAGTGCGAAACGTGCGACAAGTCCTTCAGCCAGCTGGCGACGCTGGCCAACCACAAGAAGATCCACACGGGCGACAAGCCGTACACGTGTTCCTACTGCCACATGCAGTTCCGCCAGCAGAGCACCCTTACCAACCACCTCAAGACGCACACGCATCAGATAGCGCCTGGAGGCGCCGGTGGAGCAGGAGGCGGCGGAGGCGCCGTCACAGCCACAG TGGATCACTCAATGCCCGCTCCTCTGGCGCCCGGGACGCAGCAGCTGACAAGTGGCCTGTTGCCGAACAACCTGCACGGCAGCACGGCGAACATTATCCAGCTGGACCACCATCCGCTACTGCATTTCCTCGACGGCAGCACCACGGTCAGCTCGGTAGTGGCCACGGCGGCGGCCAACACCAAGGTGGAGCATTACCAGGCGGGCGGCTCGCCATCGGGCCGGATGACCGTGGTGGGCACCATCAACATGCTGAAGGGCGACAATCCGGACCGGCCGTTTGGCTGCAGCGTCTGCCAGCGGTTCTTCTCACAGCAGAGCACCTTGGTCAATCACATCAAGACGCACACCGGAGAGAAGCCCTACAAGTGCAAGATCTGTGAGGTCAACTTCCGGCAGGTGGCCACGCTGAACAACCACATGAAGATCCATACCGGCGAAAAGCCCTACAACTGTTCCTACTGCCCCAAACAGTTCCGGCAAAAGAGCACACTGCAAAACCACCTGCGGGTGCACACCTGCTAG
- the LOC6619281 gene encoding oxysterol-binding protein-related protein 8 isoform X3 codes for MNLLQRIANWASDNRDGNVADKSAADAAKLNRKESYKAQRKNYRREKKRVASELMNSLQDPAVIVLADWLKVRGTLKSWTKLWCVLKPGLLLIYKSQKTKSSHWVGTVMLTSCQVIERPSKKDGFCFKLFHPLEQSIWAPRGPDKETIGAVVQPLPTAYLIFRAPSQAAGKCWMDALELSLRCSALLLRSNSSTGTAPTSSYMGEPLPVSHETQWSEADYEKHFNDHDLDADSQNEAPNAVMSGLESESESDPAEPAQEDVVDVDQQCVETSYVPFTEEEFGEQGEQVEELAEENKSLIWCIVKQVRPGMDLSKVVLPTFILEPRSFLDKLSDSYYHADLLSKAVQEDDAFTRMKLVVQWYLSSFYKKPKGLKKPYNPILGERFRCYWQHPSGSRTFYIAEQVSHHPPVSAFYVTNREDGFSITCSILAKSKFYGNSTSAVLEGAATMTLLPRGECYTATTPYAHCKGILMGTLSMELGGKINIECENTGYRTELEFKLKPFLGGADATNVVVGKIKLGKETLATINGHWDKECRVKDSKTGEETVLFKVDAETRSKRLTRYMVPLDLQEPNESQRLWQRVSEAIANEDQVAATEEKTVLEERQRADAKERLSSDSVHMPDLFELDSYGQWLYKYADLRPWDSRNDVRQYECQFKVLTQTRHKSVPIVHGAEMIHPLRSSIETLSRTQRQSPAGQPLPSGGSAVPKAKNKSLVLAPRDTNSDSSQSPQGAVKRSSSSAIKQLTLAVDQVNRVLEQHTRQLNEISRRLERMQYSPPPSNMSAHSLHMLGGGVSQSTVIKSLIYALIGLAFSLILRWLFK; via the exons ATGAATCTCCTACAAA GAATCGCCAATTGGGCCTCAGACAATCGGGATGGCAATGTGGCAGATAAG TCAGCTGCTGATGCCGCTAAACTCAACAGGAAAGAATCCTACAAGGCGCAGAGGAAGAACTACCGGCGGGAGAAGAAACGAGTGGCCAGTGAGCTGATGAATTCCCTGCAGGATCCTGCGGTTATAGTGCTGGCAGATTGGCTAAAG GTTCGTGGCACACTTAAGTCCTGGACGAAACTGTGGTGCGTTTTGAAGCCTGGCCTACTGCTGATTTACAAGAGCCAAAAGACCAAGAGCAGCCACTGGGTGGGCACGGTGATGCTCACCTCCTGCCAGGTGATCGAGCGCCCGAGCAAAAAGGATGGCTTCTGCTTCAAGCTCTTCCATCCCCTGGAACAGTCCATTTGGGCGCCGCGCGGTCCTGACAAGGAAACCATCG GTGCTGTGGTCCAGCCGTTGCCAACAGCTTACCTGATTTTTCGAGCTCCCAGTCAGGCGGCCGGCAAGTGCTGGATGGATGCCCTGGAGCTGTCCCTGAGATGTTCGGCCCTCCTGTTGCGTTCGAATAGCAGTACGGGCACTGCTCCAACGTCCAGCTATATGGGCGAACCGCTGCCTGTTTCCCACGAGACGCAGTGGTCGGAGGCGGACTACGAGAAGCACTTCAACGATCACG ATTTGGACGCTGACAGCCAGAATGAAGCACCCAATGCCGTCATGTCTGGTCTGGAGTCGGAATCCGAATCGGATCCGGCAGAGCCGGCGCAGGAGGATGTCGTTGATGTTGATCAGCAGTGTGTGGAGACCTCGTATGTGCCCTTCACTGAGGAGGAGTTTGGCGAG CAAGGGGAGCAGGTAGAGGAGTTGGCAGAGGAGAACAAGAGCCTAATTTGGTGCATTGTCAAGCAGGTGCGACCGGGAATGGATTTGAGCAAGGTAGTACTACCCACATTTATCCTGGAGCCCCGCTCATTCCTGGACAAGTTATCCGACTCGTATTACCATGCGGACTTGCTCTCAAA GGCCGTTCAGGAGGATGACGCGTTCACACGCATGAAGCTTGTAGTGCAATGGTACCTGTCCAGCTTTTACAAGAAACCCAAGGGCCTAAAGAAGCCCTACAATCCGATTCTGGGCGAGAGGTTCCGTTGCTATTGGCAGCATCCCAGTGGCAGCCGAACCTTTTACATTGCAGAGCAGGTGTCGCACCATCCGCCCGTGTCGGCATTCTACGTAACGAACCGCGAGGACGGCTTCAGCATCACCTGCTCCATCCTGGCGAAATCGAAGTTCTACGGCAACAGCACTTCGGCGGTGCTTGAGGGCGCTGCCACAATGACGTTGCTGCCGCGCGGTGAGTGTTACACGGCCACAACGCCGTACGCCCACTGCAAGGGCATCCTGATGGGCACGCTCTCCATGGAGCTGGGTGGCAAGATCAACATCGAGTGTGAGAACACCGGTTACAGAACGGAGCTGGAATTCAAGCTGAAGCCGTTCCTCGGAGGAGCGGACGCCACCAATGTGGTAGTCGGCAAGATCAAGCTGGGCAAGGAAACGCTGGCCACCATCAATGGTCACTGGGACAAGGAGTGTCGCGTAAAGGACTCCAAGACGGGAGAGGAAACGGTATTGTTCAAGGTGGATGCTGAGACACGTTCCAAGCGTCTCACCCGCTACATGGTGCCGCTGGACCTACAAGAGCCCAACGAATCGCAGCGCCTGTGGCAGCGAGTCTCCGAAGCGATTGCCAATGAGGATCAGGTTGCCGCCACAGAGGAGAAGACCGTACTCGAGGAGCGCCAGCGAGCTGATGCCAAGGAGCGGCTCAGCTCCGACTCTGTCCATATGCCCGATCTCTTCGAGCTGGACAGCTACGGTCAATGGCTGTACAAGTACGCCGATCTGCGGCCCTGGGACTCGCGCAACGATGTGCGGCAGTACGAGTGCCAGTTCAAGGTCCTGACCCAGACGCGTCACAAGTCCGTGCCCATTGTCCATGGGGCCGAGATGATCCACCCCCTGCGCAGCTCCATCGAGACATTATCCCGCACCCAAAGACAATCGCCAGCTGGGCAGCCCTTACCGTCGGGCGGCTCCGCGGTGCCCAAGGCCAAGAATAAGAGCTTGGTGCTGGCGCCGCGCGACACCAACTCTGACTCCAGTCAGTCGCCGCAGGGAGCGGTCAAGCGCAGCTCCTCCAGCGCCATTAAGCA ACTTACTCTGGCCGTGGACCAGGTGAACCGGGTGCTGGAGCAGCATACCCGACAGCTGAACGAGATCAGCCGGCGCCTGGAGCGCATGCAGTACTCGCCCCCGCCTAGTAACATGAGTGCGCATTCGCTTCATATGTTGGGCGGCGGCGTTTCGCAGTCGACGGTGATCAAGTCGTTAATCTACGCTCTGATCGGGCTGGCCTTCAGCCTGATCCTGCGCTGGCTGTTCAAGTAG
- the LOC6619281 gene encoding oxysterol-binding protein-related protein 8 isoform X4 → MVYPSAKYPLQYSAFVPVRRAGNSTLIFARFRLLEKYLDADSQNEAPNAVMSGLESESESDPAEPAQEDVVDVDQQCVETSYVPFTEEEFGEQGEQVEELAEENKSLIWCIVKQVRPGMDLSKVVLPTFILEPRSFLDKLSDSYYHADLLSKAVQEDDAFTRMKLVVQWYLSSFYKKPKGLKKPYNPILGERFRCYWQHPSGSRTFYIAEQVSHHPPVSAFYVTNREDGFSITCSILAKSKFYGNSTSAVLEGAATMTLLPRGECYTATTPYAHCKGILMGTLSMELGGKINIECENTGYRTELEFKLKPFLGGADATNVVVGKIKLGKETLATINGHWDKECRVKDSKTGEETVLFKVDAETRSKRLTRYMVPLDLQEPNESQRLWQRVSEAIANEDQVAATEEKTVLEERQRADAKERLSSDSVHMPDLFELDSYGQWLYKYADLRPWDSRNDVRQYECQFKVLTQTRHKSVPIVHGAEMIHPLRSSIETLSRTQRQSPAGQPLPSGGSAVPKAKNKSLVLAPRDTNSDSSQSPQGAVKRSSSSAIKQLTLAVDQVNRVLEQHTRQLNEISRRLERMQYSPPPSNMSAHSLHMLGGGVSQSTVIKSLIYALIGLAFSLILRWLFK, encoded by the exons ATGGTTTATCCTAGCGCTAAATACCCTTTACAGTATTCTGCTTTTGTGCCCGTGCGTCGGGCGGGAAATTCTACCCTGATTTTCGCCAGATTCAGGCTGCTAGAGAAAT ATTTGGACGCTGACAGCCAGAATGAAGCACCCAATGCCGTCATGTCTGGTCTGGAGTCGGAATCCGAATCGGATCCGGCAGAGCCGGCGCAGGAGGATGTCGTTGATGTTGATCAGCAGTGTGTGGAGACCTCGTATGTGCCCTTCACTGAGGAGGAGTTTGGCGAG CAAGGGGAGCAGGTAGAGGAGTTGGCAGAGGAGAACAAGAGCCTAATTTGGTGCATTGTCAAGCAGGTGCGACCGGGAATGGATTTGAGCAAGGTAGTACTACCCACATTTATCCTGGAGCCCCGCTCATTCCTGGACAAGTTATCCGACTCGTATTACCATGCGGACTTGCTCTCAAA GGCCGTTCAGGAGGATGACGCGTTCACACGCATGAAGCTTGTAGTGCAATGGTACCTGTCCAGCTTTTACAAGAAACCCAAGGGCCTAAAGAAGCCCTACAATCCGATTCTGGGCGAGAGGTTCCGTTGCTATTGGCAGCATCCCAGTGGCAGCCGAACCTTTTACATTGCAGAGCAGGTGTCGCACCATCCGCCCGTGTCGGCATTCTACGTAACGAACCGCGAGGACGGCTTCAGCATCACCTGCTCCATCCTGGCGAAATCGAAGTTCTACGGCAACAGCACTTCGGCGGTGCTTGAGGGCGCTGCCACAATGACGTTGCTGCCGCGCGGTGAGTGTTACACGGCCACAACGCCGTACGCCCACTGCAAGGGCATCCTGATGGGCACGCTCTCCATGGAGCTGGGTGGCAAGATCAACATCGAGTGTGAGAACACCGGTTACAGAACGGAGCTGGAATTCAAGCTGAAGCCGTTCCTCGGAGGAGCGGACGCCACCAATGTGGTAGTCGGCAAGATCAAGCTGGGCAAGGAAACGCTGGCCACCATCAATGGTCACTGGGACAAGGAGTGTCGCGTAAAGGACTCCAAGACGGGAGAGGAAACGGTATTGTTCAAGGTGGATGCTGAGACACGTTCCAAGCGTCTCACCCGCTACATGGTGCCGCTGGACCTACAAGAGCCCAACGAATCGCAGCGCCTGTGGCAGCGAGTCTCCGAAGCGATTGCCAATGAGGATCAGGTTGCCGCCACAGAGGAGAAGACCGTACTCGAGGAGCGCCAGCGAGCTGATGCCAAGGAGCGGCTCAGCTCCGACTCTGTCCATATGCCCGATCTCTTCGAGCTGGACAGCTACGGTCAATGGCTGTACAAGTACGCCGATCTGCGGCCCTGGGACTCGCGCAACGATGTGCGGCAGTACGAGTGCCAGTTCAAGGTCCTGACCCAGACGCGTCACAAGTCCGTGCCCATTGTCCATGGGGCCGAGATGATCCACCCCCTGCGCAGCTCCATCGAGACATTATCCCGCACCCAAAGACAATCGCCAGCTGGGCAGCCCTTACCGTCGGGCGGCTCCGCGGTGCCCAAGGCCAAGAATAAGAGCTTGGTGCTGGCGCCGCGCGACACCAACTCTGACTCCAGTCAGTCGCCGCAGGGAGCGGTCAAGCGCAGCTCCTCCAGCGCCATTAAGCA ACTTACTCTGGCCGTGGACCAGGTGAACCGGGTGCTGGAGCAGCATACCCGACAGCTGAACGAGATCAGCCGGCGCCTGGAGCGCATGCAGTACTCGCCCCCGCCTAGTAACATGAGTGCGCATTCGCTTCATATGTTGGGCGGCGGCGTTTCGCAGTCGACGGTGATCAAGTCGTTAATCTACGCTCTGATCGGGCTGGCCTTCAGCCTGATCCTGCGCTGGCTGTTCAAGTAG